The following are encoded in a window of bacterium genomic DNA:
- a CDS encoding aminodeoxychorismate/anthranilate synthase component II: MLLVIDNYDSFTYNLVQALGQLGEQVRVFRNDELALERMEELAPDAILLSPGPSRPERAGITLELIRKYQGRFPMLGVCLGHQAIGHVFGARVIRAQRVMHGKTSQILHDGRTIFRGIPNPFQAGRYHSLILERESLPSCLELSAQTSDGEVMGIRHKEMPLEGVQFHPESILTPSGKRLLRNFLQLVKEGNRA; encoded by the coding sequence ATGCTCCTGGTCATAGACAATTACGACTCTTTTACCTACAACCTGGTTCAGGCTTTGGGGCAGTTGGGTGAGCAAGTGAGAGTCTTCCGCAACGATGAGCTTGCTTTGGAGCGCATGGAAGAGCTGGCTCCAGACGCCATACTACTGTCCCCAGGGCCTTCCAGGCCCGAACGGGCGGGAATCACTCTTGAACTAATCCGAAAATATCAGGGCCGTTTCCCGATGCTGGGAGTTTGCCTAGGTCATCAGGCCATAGGGCATGTGTTTGGTGCCAGGGTTATCAGGGCTCAAAGGGTGATGCACGGCAAGACCTCCCAGATTCTCCACGATGGCAGAACCATTTTCAGGGGAATTCCCAATCCCTTCCAGGCCGGCCGATACCACTCCCTGATCCTGGAAAGAGAATCCCTTCCATCTTGTCTGGAGCTTAGCGCCCAGACTTCAGATGGGGAGGTCATGGGGATTCGGCACAAGGAGATGCCCCTGGAGGGGGTGCAGTTCCATCCCGAATCGATCCTGACTCCCAGCGGTAAGAGGTTGCTCAGAAATTTTTTGCAACTCGTGAAGGAGGGAAATAGGGCATGA
- the aroC gene encoding chorismate synthase, with the protein MAGNSMGVLFRVTTWGESHGPAVGAVIDGCPPGMDLREEDIQKDLDRRRPSGLPWSTPRGEPDRVEILSGVTEGRTLGTPIAIMVRNTQARSSDYESLRDIFRPGHGDYTYHGKYGLRDHKGGGRASARETVARVAAGAVARKVIARHGIRVTAFTRELGGIRAQKTCLEYLEENVLRCPDPEVVPCMLQVLDQAMKDGDTLGGVVEVLVTGCPPGLGEPVFQKMDADLAWALMSIGSVKAVEIGKGLECARMRGSQCNDPMTPEGFLSNNAGGILAGITTGQEIWIRVACKPVPSIRKKQWSVDNNGNPVTLQISGRHDVCVIPRILPVCEAMVCLVLADHLLRQRAISP; encoded by the coding sequence ATGGCCGGGAACAGCATGGGGGTATTGTTCAGGGTCACCACCTGGGGAGAGTCCCACGGACCTGCTGTGGGAGCGGTCATAGATGGCTGCCCTCCGGGGATGGACCTGAGGGAAGAGGATATCCAGAAAGACTTGGATCGCCGAAGGCCATCTGGTTTACCCTGGAGCACGCCTCGAGGAGAACCGGACAGAGTGGAGATACTCTCGGGGGTGACGGAAGGCCGCACCCTGGGAACACCCATAGCCATAATGGTTAGAAACACCCAGGCCAGGAGCTCTGATTACGAATCTCTTCGAGACATTTTCAGGCCCGGCCATGGTGATTACACGTACCATGGCAAATACGGCCTGAGGGACCACAAGGGCGGGGGACGGGCCTCGGCAAGGGAGACAGTGGCCAGAGTGGCTGCCGGAGCAGTGGCCAGAAAAGTCATAGCTCGCCATGGGATCCGGGTCACGGCCTTTACCAGGGAGCTGGGAGGGATCCGTGCTCAGAAAACCTGCCTGGAATATCTGGAGGAAAATGTGCTGAGGTGCCCGGATCCAGAGGTGGTGCCTTGCATGCTGCAGGTGCTGGATCAGGCCATGAAGGATGGGGATACACTCGGGGGAGTTGTGGAGGTTCTGGTCACCGGATGCCCGCCAGGCCTTGGAGAGCCGGTCTTCCAAAAGATGGATGCGGACTTGGCCTGGGCTCTCATGAGCATAGGCTCGGTCAAGGCGGTGGAGATAGGCAAAGGCTTGGAGTGTGCCCGCATGAGGGGCTCTCAGTGCAACGATCCCATGACACCTGAGGGATTCCTGAGCAACAATGCGGGGGGTATCCTGGCGGGCATAACCACAGGGCAGGAGATCTGGATCAGAGTGGCTTGCAAGCCGGTCCCCTCCATACGTAAGAAGCAGTGGAGCGTGGACAACAACGGCAACCCAGTAACTCTGCAGATCTCCGGGAGGCACGATGTATGCGTTATTCCCAGGATCCTTCCCGTGTGCGAGGCCATGGTTTGTCTGGTTCTGGCAGATCATTTGCTTCGACAGAGGGCCATCTCACCATGA
- a CDS encoding prephenate dehydrogenase/arogenate dehydrogenase family protein, producing the protein MTAPHIGVIGGTRGMGRWFAAFLKRSGHLVHVWGRGGPDEIKAVIPRCQVVIVSVPLGVTLDVIRWVGPILAPGAALMDLSSLKAEPMAQMLCWSPSEVVGLHPLFGPRARNLKGKNVVLCKGRGELWCSWIRDLLVAQGARVIEMSPEEHDRAMAVVQVLTHLNTMSMGLAMMHLGANPKELLGLSTPIFQEKVRMIRKVFRENPGLYAGIVIRNPHASEILERYQEALAMLEEPVRKRDAQGLLNLLSGWPEKRA; encoded by the coding sequence ATGACAGCACCGCACATAGGGGTCATAGGAGGCACAAGGGGAATGGGCCGGTGGTTTGCGGCCTTTCTCAAAAGGAGCGGGCATCTGGTGCATGTGTGGGGGAGAGGTGGGCCTGATGAGATCAAGGCAGTGATACCTAGATGCCAGGTAGTGATTGTGAGCGTTCCGCTGGGGGTGACACTGGATGTCATTAGATGGGTGGGTCCCATTTTGGCTCCTGGTGCGGCGCTTATGGATCTGAGCTCCCTGAAAGCAGAGCCTATGGCACAGATGCTCTGCTGGAGTCCATCTGAGGTGGTGGGGCTCCATCCCTTGTTTGGCCCTAGAGCGAGAAATCTGAAGGGCAAAAATGTGGTCCTTTGCAAAGGCAGGGGAGAGCTTTGGTGCTCCTGGATAAGGGACCTGCTCGTTGCTCAAGGGGCCCGGGTGATCGAGATGAGCCCAGAAGAGCACGACCGGGCCATGGCTGTGGTGCAGGTTCTCACTCATCTCAATACCATGAGCATGGGTTTAGCCATGATGCATCTGGGTGCCAACCCCAAGGAACTGCTTGGTTTGTCTACACCCATTTTCCAAGAAAAAGTTCGCATGATCCGAAAGGTGTTCAGGGAAAACCCCGGGCTCTATGCAGGAATCGTGATCAGAAACCCCCATGCCAGTGAGATCCTGGAGCGCTACCAAGAGGCCCTGGCCATGCTGGAAGAACCCGTGCGAAAACGCGATGCACAAGGGCTCTTGAACCTGCTTTCCGGGTGGCCAGAAAAAAGGGCTTGA
- the trpE gene encoding anthranilate synthase component I translates to MIRPDFSTFREMARGARLIPLYKEILADTETPVRTLMRFAHEPYVFLLESVDGGERWGRYSFLGFDPIQVWEVWGDELRITEQGRTVSLAHKGEPLSVLGGMLASRRGPRLAGLPRFWGGAVGYLGYDMVRFMERVPYGPKPSLDVPDASMIFTGPLLIFDNVRHTILVVVPAELEDIASDLAEIYGKAAARVDSICKKLSEQVDMPSSQIAPLPNSLAFAKSSMSRDAFLRAVRRAQEDILRGEAIQVVLSQRLEMEAQVDPVALYRALRFINPSPYLFFLKLRDMVLVGSSPEVMVRLEEGTLDLRPIAGTRKRGRTEQEDRRLADELLKDPKERAEHVMLVDLGRNDLGRVAQTGSVQLREFMAIERYSHVMHLVSHIQAELAEGKDCLDVLRATFPAGTLTGAPKVRAMEIIEELEPTRRGPYGGAVGYLSYTGNMDLCITIRTLLLHTGRIYVQAGAGIVAESDPEAEYEETCNKAKGMLQAVSMAASGLEIHPVSGSQETYHCVPRCFFHNRG, encoded by the coding sequence ATGATCAGACCAGACTTCAGTACCTTCAGGGAGATGGCCAGGGGTGCCAGGCTCATCCCGCTCTACAAAGAGATCCTGGCCGACACAGAGACCCCTGTGCGAACGCTCATGCGCTTTGCCCACGAGCCTTACGTTTTTTTGCTAGAGAGCGTGGATGGGGGAGAGAGGTGGGGAAGGTACAGCTTTCTTGGATTCGATCCCATTCAGGTTTGGGAGGTATGGGGAGATGAGCTTCGCATAACAGAGCAGGGCAGGACCGTGAGTCTGGCCCACAAGGGGGAGCCTCTCAGTGTGCTGGGCGGGATGCTGGCCAGCAGGCGAGGCCCACGACTGGCTGGCCTTCCCCGCTTCTGGGGAGGGGCTGTGGGATATCTCGGATACGACATGGTTCGGTTCATGGAGCGGGTTCCATATGGCCCCAAACCCTCCCTGGATGTACCTGATGCCAGCATGATTTTCACGGGCCCTCTTCTCATATTCGACAATGTCCGCCATACCATCCTGGTTGTTGTCCCAGCCGAGCTGGAGGATATTGCTTCGGACTTGGCCGAGATCTATGGGAAGGCGGCAGCAAGGGTTGATTCCATCTGCAAGAAGCTCAGCGAGCAGGTGGATATGCCTTCCTCTCAGATTGCTCCTTTGCCCAATTCCCTTGCCTTTGCCAAATCAAGCATGTCCAGGGACGCTTTTTTAAGGGCGGTCAGGAGAGCACAGGAGGATATTCTTCGGGGCGAGGCCATTCAGGTGGTGCTTTCCCAGCGCTTGGAAATGGAGGCGCAGGTGGATCCGGTGGCCCTGTACAGGGCCCTTCGTTTCATCAATCCCTCGCCCTACCTTTTCTTCCTGAAGCTGCGCGACATGGTGCTTGTGGGCTCATCACCAGAGGTGATGGTGAGGCTTGAGGAGGGCACCTTGGACCTAAGACCCATAGCTGGCACAAGAAAAAGAGGCCGCACAGAGCAGGAGGATCGGAGACTGGCAGATGAACTCCTCAAGGATCCCAAGGAGAGGGCCGAGCACGTGATGCTGGTGGATCTGGGCAGAAACGACCTGGGGAGGGTGGCACAAACAGGAAGCGTGCAGTTGAGGGAGTTCATGGCCATCGAGAGATATTCCCACGTCATGCATCTGGTCTCCCACATCCAGGCGGAGCTGGCAGAGGGGAAAGACTGCCTGGATGTGCTTCGTGCCACATTTCCCGCCGGGACCCTCACCGGAGCCCCCAAGGTGCGGGCCATGGAGATCATAGAAGAGCTGGAGCCTACCAGGAGGGGGCCCTATGGAGGGGCCGTGGGTTACCTGAGCTACACGGGCAACATGGACCTCTGCATAACCATTCGCACGCTTTTGCTCCACACAGGTCGCATATATGTGCAGGCTGGGGCGGGCATAGTGGCGGAGTCTGATCCAGAGGCCGAATATGAGGAGACCTGTAACAAGGCCAAGGGTATGTTGCAGGCTGTAAGCATGGCAGCCTCCGGGCTTGAGATCCACCCCGTGAGCGGCTCCCAAGAGACCTATCACTGTGTGCCACGTTGTTTTTTCCATAATAGGGGGTAA